In Streptomyces liangshanensis, the DNA window GCGCAGCCTCTGGTGATTTCCCGTCCGTGATGCCGGGTGACCTCGGATCCATTGTCCAATGGTAGGGCCCCCGCTCCCCCCGTGTCCCCTGTTGGGGGGCCCTCGGGGTGACGCCGCGTCAATGAGGGCGCATGAGGGGCGCGCTGCGGCATGCGTCCATTTCGGTCCTGATCCTGCCTTGAACGGCCAGATCGGGCGGGTGATGCTGGACCGGTCCCGCCACCGGTCCTCACCCGTACGAGCGCCTGCCCCGAGCCCCTGTCGCGTTGACCACCTCCCGAGGGAGCGGCATGACCTCACTGCCCCGTACCGTGCCCGGTCTTCCCCGAACCGTCCCCGGCGCGACGCGCGTCGCCGGCCCCGACGGGCGGCCCCTGCGGCTGAGAGCGGTCATGGAGGAGGACCTGCCCGAACTGCACCGCCTGGACAAGGAGATCTTCAAGGACCAGGCCTACCCGTACTTCGTACTGCGGCAGTTCTACGACCTCTACCGCGACGAGCTGTTCGTCCTGGACGACGGCACGGCCTTCCACGGCTACGTCCTCGCGGGCACCAGGCCCGACAAGACCCGCAGTTGGGTGCTGGGCCTGGCCATACACCAGCGGTGGCAGGGCCTCGGCCTCGGCCGGTGGCTGATGGGCGAGGCGCTGCGCCGGCTGCGCGCGGAGGGCGTCGGCGAGGTCTGGCTCACCGTCGAGCCCGCCAACACCCGGGCGATCAAGCTGTACGCGGCCCTGGGCTTCGCCCCCGTCGGCCACCGCGACGACTACTTCGGCCCCGGCGGGGACCGGCTGCTGATGGCGCTGCCCCTGACGACCGAAGGGCCATGACGACCGAAGCGCCCTGACGACCGAAGGGCCGTACCACCCCGACGAGGTGATACGGCCCCCGGAAAAACGAACGGACTTGCGAACGAACGGACTAGAAAGCCTGCCTCAGCCGCCGCACTGGCACGGCGCGCCCTGCTGACAGCCGCAGCCGCAGCCCGAGCCGCAGCCGCACGCGCCGAGCAGCGGCAGGTGCACGACCCCCTCGTGAGGGGCCTTGGGGACCGGTGGCGCTTCCTGCCGCGGGTCGGTGGTGGGGGAATCGGCCATGGGATCCTCCTCAAAGGCGTGCTGGATGCCGCCTCTTCCCATTGCATGCCCACCCGGGCGGGCGCATCAACGGCGCATACGCGCAACGCCGTTCGAGCCTCCCGCACGCCCTGCCCCGCCCGGGAGCGCGCCACCCGCACACCCGGAGGAGAGCTACGCGCCCTCCACCGGCGCCTCCGCCGTCTGGATCTCGTCCGCGTGCTCACCCGTCACCAGGTAGACGACCCGCTTCGCCACCGACACCGCGTGGTCCGCGAACCGCTCGTAGTACCGGCCCAGCAGTGTCACGTCCACCGCCGTCTCGATGCCGTGCTTCCAGCGGTCGTCCATCAGGTGCTGGAACAGCGTGCGGTGCAGCAGGTCCATCTCGTCGTCGTCCTGCTCCAGCTCCAGGGCCAGCTCGACGTCCTTCGTGATGATGACCTCGGCGGCCTTCGCCATCAGGCGCTGCGCCAGCTGCCCCATCTCCAGCAGCGTCGTGTGCAGGTCGTGCGGCACCGGCGACTGCGGGAAACGGAGGCGCGCCTGCTTGGCGACGTGCTGGGCCAGGTCGCCCGCCCGCTCCAGGTCGGCGCTCATGCGCAGCGAGGTCACCACGATGCGCAGGTCCGTCGCGACCGGCTGCTGCCGCGCGAGCAGGGCGATCGCCCTGGCCTCCAGCTCGTGCTGGAGCGTGTCGACCTTCTCGTCCGCGGCGATCACGCTCTCGGCGAGCCGCAGATCGGCGTCCAGCATGGCCGTGGTGGCCCGCCCGATGGCGGAACCGACCAGCCGGGCCATCTCGACGAGGTCTTCGCCTATCGAGTCCAGTTCCTCGTGGTACGCGTCCCGCATGGGGTAGTCCCTCTCTTGTACGTGCTCTGGGTACGTACGTGCTCTCGCACGTCTCGCCGGGGGCCGGGGCCGGGGCCCACGTTCCCACGTTCTGTCCGTTACGCGTCGGGCGCCTCCCTCCCAAGTGAACCGGCACTATCCCCTCGGTGAACTCTGGGCGACGAGTGTTCGAGGAGACACCTCGGACGCTGGGAGAGTGTCCGTACCCCCGCATAACCTGGGAGGCATGGACGTGAACGCGGCGGTCGCCGCATTGGCAGCGATCGCCGGGGTGTGCACCGGCGTGATCGCCATGCTGGCGTTTCGCTGGAGCGAACGCGACCAGGCCAGACCCACCCGCACCTCCCTGCACACGGACGCCGTCCTGCCCCCCGGGGTCGACACGGTCCTGTCCGTGCTCCGCTCCTCCGCGGTGGTCCTCGACGAGAGCGACTCCGTGGTCAAGGCCAGCTCGGCGGCGTACGCGCTGGGGCTGGTCAGGGGCGGCAAGCTGGCCGTCGAGCCCATGCTGCACATGGCCAGGGACACCCGCAGGGACGGCGAGATAAGGCAGGTCGAGCTGGACCTGCCCCGGCGCGGTACGGGCCGGGGCGAGGCCCTCGCGGTCTCCGCCCGGGTGGCCCCGCTCGGCTCCCGGCTGGTGCTGCTCCTGGTCGAGGACCTCACGGAGGCCCGCCGTATCGAAGCGGTACGGCGCGACTTCGTCGCCAACGTCAGCCACGAGCTGAAGACCCCGACGGGCGCGCTCTCCCTGCTCTCCGAGGCTGTCATGGACGCCTCGGACGACCCCGAGGCGGTCACCCGCTTCGCCGGGCGGATGCAGATCGAGGCGACCCGGCTCACCAATCTCGTACAGGAACTCATCGACCTCTCCCGGGTGCAGAACGACGACCCGCTGGAGGACGCCGAGCCGGTACGGGTGGACGAACTCGTCGCCGAGGCCATCGACCGGTCCCGGCACGCGGCGTCCACGAAGCAGATCACGATGGCCGCAGGCGGTACTGTCGATCTGCACGTATGGGGCAATCGCGGCCAGCTCGCCGCGGCCCTGGGCAATCTCGTCGAGAACGCCGTCAACTACTCCCCGGCCCGCACCCGCGTCGGCATCGCCGCGCAGAGGGTGAGCGCTCCCGGCGGGGACCTGATCGAGATAGCCGTGACCGACCAGGGCATAGGCATCTCCGAGAAGGACCGCGAGCGGGTCTTCGAGCGGTTCTACCGCGTCGACCCGGCACGCTCCCGCGCCACCGGTGGTACGGGGCTCGGCCTCGCCATCGTCAAACACGTGGCCGCCTCGCACGGCGGGGAGGTCACGGTCTGGAGCTCGGAGGGTCAGGGCTCCACCTTCACCCTGAGGCTGCCCGAGGCGGGCACCGTACGGGACCAGAGAAGAAGCGCCACGGACGAAGACGACCAGGCCCCTTACGACACCGACACCGACTCCAGTCTCGCCCTCGAACCACCCACTGTGATTCCTGCCCCGGAGGTCCTTCCGTGACCCGAGTGCTCGTCGTCGAGGATGAGGAATCCTTCAGCGACGCTCTTTCCTACATGCTCCGCAAGGAAGGCTTCGAGGTCGCGATCGCGACCACCGGGCCCGCGGGGCTCGACGAGTTCGAACGCAACGGCGCCGACCTCGTCCTCCTCGACCTGATGCTGCCCGGCCTGCCGGGCACCGAGGTCTGCCGCCAGCTGCGCGGCAGGTCCAACGTCCCGGTGATCATGGTCACCGCCAAGGACAGCGAGATCGACAAGGTCGTCGGCCTGGAAATAGGGGCCGACGACTACGTGACCAAGCCCTTCTCCTCGCGGGAGCTGGTGGCCCGCATCCGCGCGGTGCTGCGCCGCAGGGGCGAGCCGGAGGAGGTCACGCCGGCGGCCCTGGAGGCCGGCCCGGTCCGGATGGACGTGGACCGCCACGTCGTCACGGTCTCCGGCGGCAAGGTGGACCTCCCGCTCAAGGAGTTCGACCTGCTGGAGATGCTCCTGCGCAACGCGGGCCGGGTCCTGACCCGGATGCAGCTGATCGACCGCGTCTGGGGGGCGGACTACGTGGGGGACACCAAGACCCTCGACGTGCACGTCAAGCGCCTGCGGGCCAAGATCGAGCCGGACCCGGGTGCTCCCAGATACCTGGTGACGGTACGAGGTCTCGGCTACAAGTTCGAGCCGTAGACCGGCCCGGGCCGCGAGGCCCAGCCGACGGCGAACGCGCACTGTGGCGCCCCACCCGGCCTCGGGTGGGGCGCCACAGCTGTGCGCGCGGGGAGGTGCGTCCTCGGCCGGCCGAGCTCTCAGCCGGCCGAGTTCGACGCGGAGGCCGAGTCCGACGGCTGCCCGGACTCGGGCTGCCCGGAACCGGACTGGTCCGACCCCGGCTGACCGGACTCCGAGGGGGAGCCCGACGGCGAACCGGACGGGGATCCGGACGCGTCGCCGGCCGGTGACTCCGAGGCGGACGCCGACGGGGTCGTGGACGGCTGCGCGCTCGGGCCGACGCCCTCGAAGAAGCTCTTCGCGGGGACGACGAAGGCGCGCAGGCCCACGTCACCGGTCTCGCTGAACGAGAAGACGACCTGCTGGGCGTTCCCGTCCTGCGCGGCCTCGCGGCCGTCCTCGATCACCGCGGAGGCGTTGCCCTCGCCACCGAGCCGTACGGAACCGCCGTTGGGCGGCACGGTGACCGGGCCCTTGCCCTTGGCGGGGGTGATCTTCACCGTCGCGCCGGTGCCCGGCAGCGTGATGGAGTCGAGGGTCTGCGCGCTGCGGCCGTTGTTGAAGAGCGTGCCGGTGACGACCGCCGGGCCCTTCGCGTCGGACTCGGGCTGGGTGACCAGTGTGGCGGCCTGGATGGTGATGTCGCCGATGGAGGTGGCGGCGCTGTCCGGCTTGACTTGGAGCGTCTGGGCGTTGTTGCCCGCGCCGCACGCGGTGAGCGAGGCAAGCGACAACACGAGGGCGGAAGCGGCGAACGTGCCGCGTCGAAGGCTGCGGCTCACGGCGGCGGCAACTCCTAGGACGTGTTGGGACGGAGGGGCTGAGGACGGCTCAAGGTGTATCAGCGCGCTTAGGTTACCGAGGCGTCGACACCGGCCCGCACCCGACCCGCCCCCTGGGCGCACCGGTACGGGAGAGGGCCCCGCCCGCCCGTATTCGATCAGCGTGTCCATGACGCTCCGTTCCCGCCGCTGATCACGTGGTTTCGCGTGCCGTTCACATAACGCGGGTGATCAATTCCGGCCGGGCCGTCGCACATTCTCCGGAATACCGCCGCGGAGTCGTGGTGATCAAATTCAGAATCCGCCGCACAGGTGATCGACAGCCGAACGGAGTACCGGAAGTTCACCGTCCTGAATCAGGCAAATCGGGACGTTAGTACCCGTCTGAGGGTGTCGCGCGGTGGGTAACGGGCGCGTTTCCGCGCGCCCGCGCAGCCGCTCCGACCTGCGAATACCCGGTTCCGGAAGCCGTCCGCAGCACGTCCCTGGCGCTGTTGTCAAGCCCCGAGATGCGCCCTGACCTGCGAAAACGCCATTCAGAAGGAGCCATTCTCGTGTTATCCTGGATAGCCACGGAAGGGGTACCTGTCACATGACGTTCAAGGTAGGCGACACCGTGGTCTATCCCCATCACGGGGCCGCGCTGATCGAGGCCATCGAAACTCGCCAGATCAAAGGCGTGGACAAGACCTACTTGGTGCTCAAGGTCGCCCAGGGCGACTTGACGGTACGTGTCCCGGCGGACAATGCGGAGTTCGTCGGCGTGCGTGACGTGGTCGGTCAGGAAGGACTGGACCGGGTCTTCGAGGTGCTCAGAGCGCCGTACGCGGAAGAGCCCACGAACTGGTCCCGTCGCTACAAGGCAAATCTCGAGAAGCTCGCCTCCGGTGATGTGATCAAGGTCGCCGAGGTCGTTCGCGACCTGTGGCGCCGGGAGCGCGAGCGCGGACTCTCCGCAGGTGAGAAGCGCATGCTCGCCAAGGCGCGGCAGATTCTCGTGAGCGAACTCGCTCTCGCGGAGAACACGAATGAAGACAAGGCCGAGGCCCTGCTCGACGAGGTCCTCGCGTCCTGAAGTTGCGGCACCTGTTCCACCACAACGTGCTCAGCCGCAACCAGCTCGACAGCACTGAATGCCGTGGTGCCCGCTGACCAGCTCTGATGGAGAAGCTGCGTCGCCGGGCGCTGCGGCATGTCCGTACACCCGCACCCCGTCCGACACCCGGTAATCATCCCCCGTACACCTGCGCCTGTCCTGGCACACGGCTCCAGCACCCACGCACCGGGTGCGGCCTGCCTCGACCGTGTCACGGAAGGGGCCGGTCAAGGCGTCGCGCCCGGCACGCTCTGGCCATACCCATGTCGGCCGAGGACACAAACCTGCCGGAGTGCAACCGATGTCAGACGAAGCCAGCCCCCACCGCACCGCCGCGGTGATCCCCGCGGCCGGCAAGGGCGTGCGGCTAGGCCCGGGCGCCCCCAAGGCGCTCCGCACGCTGGGCGGCACGCCCATCCTGATCCACGCCGTCCGCGCGATGGCCGCCTCCCGCGCGGTCTCGCTCGTGGTCGTGGTCGCCCCGCCGGACGGCGCCGCCGGGGTCAAGCACCTCCTGGACGAGCACGCGCTGCCCGCCCGCACCGACTACCTCGTGGTGCCGGGCGGCGAGACCCGCCAGGAGTCCGTACGGCGGGGCCTCGACGCCCTGCCCCCGGGCATCACGACCGTCCTCGTCCACGACGCGGCCCGCCCGCTGGTGCCCGTCGACACCGTGGACGCCGTCGTCGAGGCCGTACGGGACGGCGCGCCGGCCGTCGTGCCCGCGCTGCCCCTCGCGGACACCGTCAAGCAGGTCGAGCCCCGCGAGAAGGGCGAGCCGGAGCCGGTCGTCGCCACGCCCGAGCGGGCCACCCTGCGCGCCGTACAGACCCCGCAGGGCTTCGACCGCGCCACGCTGGAGCGCGCGCACCGCACGGTGGCGGCGGTGGGCGAGGGCGCGACGGACTGCGCCGGTATGGTCGAGCGGCTCGGCACACCCGTCGTGGTCGTACCGGGCCACGAGGAGGCGTTCAAGGTGACCAGGCCGCTGGACCTGGTCCTGGCCGAGGCGGTTCTCGCCCGGAGGAGGGCCAACGATGGCTTCTGACGTACCGCTGCCCGTACCGCCCCCGGTACCGGCGCCCGTACCGCCGCCTGTCCCACCGATTGCCGTGCTGCCCCAGGTCGGCATCGGGACCGACATCCACGCCTTCGAGGAGGGCCGGCCCCTGTGGTGCGCGG includes these proteins:
- the phoU gene encoding phosphate signaling complex protein PhoU, yielding MRDAYHEELDSIGEDLVEMARLVGSAIGRATTAMLDADLRLAESVIAADEKVDTLQHELEARAIALLARQQPVATDLRIVVTSLRMSADLERAGDLAQHVAKQARLRFPQSPVPHDLHTTLLEMGQLAQRLMAKAAEVIITKDVELALELEQDDDEMDLLHRTLFQHLMDDRWKHGIETAVDVTLLGRYYERFADHAVSVAKRVVYLVTGEHADEIQTAEAPVEGA
- the ispD gene encoding 2-C-methyl-D-erythritol 4-phosphate cytidylyltransferase; this translates as MSDEASPHRTAAVIPAAGKGVRLGPGAPKALRTLGGTPILIHAVRAMAASRAVSLVVVVAPPDGAAGVKHLLDEHALPARTDYLVVPGGETRQESVRRGLDALPPGITTVLVHDAARPLVPVDTVDAVVEAVRDGAPAVVPALPLADTVKQVEPREKGEPEPVVATPERATLRAVQTPQGFDRATLERAHRTVAAVGEGATDCAGMVERLGTPVVVVPGHEEAFKVTRPLDLVLAEAVLARRRANDGF
- a CDS encoding GNAT family N-acetyltransferase, with product MTSLPRTVPGLPRTVPGATRVAGPDGRPLRLRAVMEEDLPELHRLDKEIFKDQAYPYFVLRQFYDLYRDELFVLDDGTAFHGYVLAGTRPDKTRSWVLGLAIHQRWQGLGLGRWLMGEALRRLRAEGVGEVWLTVEPANTRAIKLYAALGFAPVGHRDDYFGPGGDRLLMALPLTTEGP
- a CDS encoding CarD family transcriptional regulator, with translation MTFKVGDTVVYPHHGAALIEAIETRQIKGVDKTYLVLKVAQGDLTVRVPADNAEFVGVRDVVGQEGLDRVFEVLRAPYAEEPTNWSRRYKANLEKLASGDVIKVAEVVRDLWRRERERGLSAGEKRMLAKARQILVSELALAENTNEDKAEALLDEVLAS
- a CDS encoding DUF461 domain-containing protein; this encodes MSRSLRRGTFAASALVLSLASLTACGAGNNAQTLQVKPDSAATSIGDITIQAATLVTQPESDAKGPAVVTGTLFNNGRSAQTLDSITLPGTGATVKITPAKGKGPVTVPPNGGSVRLGGEGNASAVIEDGREAAQDGNAQQVVFSFSETGDVGLRAFVVPAKSFFEGVGPSAQPSTTPSASASESPAGDASGSPSGSPSGSPSESGQPGSDQSGSGQPESGQPSDSASASNSAG
- a CDS encoding sensor histidine kinase — translated: MDVNAAVAALAAIAGVCTGVIAMLAFRWSERDQARPTRTSLHTDAVLPPGVDTVLSVLRSSAVVLDESDSVVKASSAAYALGLVRGGKLAVEPMLHMARDTRRDGEIRQVELDLPRRGTGRGEALAVSARVAPLGSRLVLLLVEDLTEARRIEAVRRDFVANVSHELKTPTGALSLLSEAVMDASDDPEAVTRFAGRMQIEATRLTNLVQELIDLSRVQNDDPLEDAEPVRVDELVAEAIDRSRHAASTKQITMAAGGTVDLHVWGNRGQLAAALGNLVENAVNYSPARTRVGIAAQRVSAPGGDLIEIAVTDQGIGISEKDRERVFERFYRVDPARSRATGGTGLGLAIVKHVAASHGGEVTVWSSEGQGSTFTLRLPEAGTVRDQRRSATDEDDQAPYDTDTDSSLALEPPTVIPAPEVLP
- a CDS encoding response regulator transcription factor; the protein is MTRVLVVEDEESFSDALSYMLRKEGFEVAIATTGPAGLDEFERNGADLVLLDLMLPGLPGTEVCRQLRGRSNVPVIMVTAKDSEIDKVVGLEIGADDYVTKPFSSRELVARIRAVLRRRGEPEEVTPAALEAGPVRMDVDRHVVTVSGGKVDLPLKEFDLLEMLLRNAGRVLTRMQLIDRVWGADYVGDTKTLDVHVKRLRAKIEPDPGAPRYLVTVRGLGYKFEP